The window TTCGACCTGCCGGGCGACCGCCGGACCACCTGGCTGCCGCTGCCGGTCGTCGGACTGACACCGCGCTCCCTCGCGCGCTGGGCCCGCACGCTCATGCGCGGGGATCCCGAGGGATGTGAGGCGGTCCTGGTCCCGGCGCCGGGCGCGGTGAGCCGGACGCCGACACCCCCGAACACGCCTCTGGATGCCGACCAGTTGGTTGACGCCTTCCTGCACCGGGCGTCGGCGCCCGCCGTCCGGCTGGCCGTGCTCTGCTCCACGTACCCGCAGACGAGTGCGGGGATGCTGCATCTGGTGCGGCAGGAACTGGTCCCGGAGGCGAGCCCGGCCGACATGGCCGAGGTGATCGTCGGCGGCCTGGTTTCGGTCGACGAAGGCGGGCTGGTGGCCGGCGGCCCGGTCCTGACCTTCCGGGACGGTGTCCGCGAACGGCTGGCTCCCCGCCTCGGCGCGCGCGACGCACTGCGCACGCGGGACACCGTGAGCCGGTTCATCGCGGAGCACGCCGACGCCGCGTCGCGCCTTCCGGCACTTGTCCCCGATCCGGACGGGGATGCGGAGGTCCCGTCCGGCGGCGCACCGTTCGCGGAGGTGTCCCCGCGGACCCTGCGGGCGCTGGATCCGGTGGCCAACCCGGTGGCGGATCACGGTGACGAGCGACCGTACTTCTTCCTCAGCTACGCGCACACCCCGCGCTTCAGCGAAACCGGCGCGGACCCGGACATGTGGGTCCAGATGCTCTTCCGCGACCTGTCCTCCCACGTCATGGCTCTGACGGACCTGCCGTCCGGATACCCGGTGGGGTTCATGGACCGGCAACTCCGCTCTGGGGAGGGCTGGTCGGACCGCCTCGGAGAGGTGCTGGCGACCTGCCGGACGTTCGTACCCCTCTTTTCCCCGCGCTACTTCGCCAGTGAGACGTGCGGCAAGGAGTGGTTCGCCTTCGCCCAGAGAACCGCCTACCACCAGGCACGGAGCGCCTCGGCGGTGAAGGCGATCGTTCCCGCCTCGTGGGTTCCCGTGCCACCGCACCACCTCCCGTATGTTGCCAGGCGGTTGGACTTCGACCACAGCGTGTTCGGCGAGCGGTACGCGACCGACGGACTCTACGGTCTGATCAAACTGCGCGGGTACGCAGAGCAGTACGAGCGTGCGGTGTACGAACTGGCCAGGCGGATCGTCCGCGTAGCGGACACCGCGAACATCGCCGTCGGCCGCCGCGTCGACTACCGGACGGCTCCGAGTGCCTTCGAAACGCTGACCTCGTCCCCGGATCAGAGCAACCTGCGGATCGCCGTGGTGGCACCCACCGTGCGCGACCTTCCTGAGGGTCGTGACGCCCACTACTATGGCGACAGCCCCGACGACTGGAATCCGTACTACTCCGATTCCAGGAGGCCACTGGCGCACATGGCCACCGAGCTGGCGTTCCACCTGAACAACCAGGTGAACATGTCCACATTCGACGAGGAGCTCTCCAGGGCCGACAACCGTATACCTCCGCGCGGGCCGTTGATCCTGCTCGTGGACCGGTGGGCACTATTGGTGCCGGCCTTGCGGGACGGACTGGCGGCACTGGAGGCGGTGAACCCGGCGGG of the Streptomyces sp. NBC_01294 genome contains:
- a CDS encoding TIR-like protein FxsC, with amino-acid sequence MSEERPGLLEPQAPQDPLAAVVSALHGLGRDLDGLSVAELLWLAARTRSGRAEDEGGADPSRAADGSVGAVDPRERLSSWGPLTTPVYGPSVPGGDGVPAREVSVPRASALPRAREIARALRPLRRPWAAGRRQQLDIGETVSGYARSGELLPAFRPAPERWFDLTVVLDRSPTMAVWGDTVEELLKVLATTGAFRTLRVREVNAWEAEPRAGGVGSRTAQQRRLVLVFSDYVSGAGGEDGLWDRIHGWAGATPTVLVNPLPPKIWRHTGLDLPAVKVTTPGAPGVPNARLHFLAPPLMEEVFDLPGDRRTTWLPLPVVGLTPRSLARWARTLMRGDPEGCEAVLVPAPGAVSRTPTPPNTPLDADQLVDAFLHRASAPAVRLAVLCSTYPQTSAGMLHLVRQELVPEASPADMAEVIVGGLVSVDEGGLVAGGPVLTFRDGVRERLAPRLGARDALRTRDTVSRFIAEHADAASRLPALVPDPDGDAEVPSGGAPFAEVSPRTLRALDPVANPVADHGDERPYFFLSYAHTPRFSETGADPDMWVQMLFRDLSSHVMALTDLPSGYPVGFMDRQLRSGEGWSDRLGEVLATCRTFVPLFSPRYFASETCGKEWFAFAQRTAYHQARSASAVKAIVPASWVPVPPHHLPYVARRLDFDHSVFGERYATDGLYGLIKLRGYAEQYERAVYELARRIVRVADTANIAVGRRVDYRTAPSAFETLTSSPDQSNLRIAVVAPTVRDLPEGRDAHYYGDSPDDWNPYYSDSRRPLAHMATELAFHLNNQVNMSTFDEELSRADNRIPPRGPLILLVDRWALLVPALRDGLAALEAVNPAGMSLVIAWSRYDRQSHASDVELASRLNRTLPNLMSRTLGNSSAAARGVLGMEDFGAVMPQVVAATYQDYLRHAEAYPPTKAYPPEAPRPRLRGPMRAMPPSPEPLFPDEPEET